The nucleotide sequence TGCGCAGAAAAAAACCAGCTTTCTTCTACTGTGTTTTTTTCAGGGCATGGGACTGATTCTCAATCTTACTTCACATGCAACTAGATCTTACCTCACGTCCCTGGTTCTCATCGTGGTTTTCCATCGCGAGGCTGATTCTGAGGCTCGTAAACTTACCTCATATCCACTCGGTAAGCTTACCTCACAAGCCTTTCACTCTTACGTTGGATTTAGGCTGGTCGGCTCAGTGTGTGGGTGGGCTGGGGTGAGGAATAAGTATTCTTCATCCAGGATGGCGAACAGCGCGACCCTTGGTTAGATGCTAAATGCAAGCAGACGACTTTTTCTAGTCGGAGTGAGTGGCATCGTGCATTTTAGTAGAGTGCGTCACATTCCAATTTGAATAAACTGTACGCTCACCTGTAAATCACTTGTTGGTAATCATTATATAGAAATGACTTGTTAGGGTATTTGATATTTTTCCTATATAAAAGGATGTGACACTTCTCTCATAGCAAACACATGCTTTCCCTAAAAAGAAAAATGCAACTCCTTTTCTTATTATTTAAAAAAGTAATTCACTCATTCTCTCACCGCATGGCATGACCCTCACACTCACATCTAATTCCCCCGACTTGCTCTATCTGCAGACGTCGTCATTGCCATCTCTCCCCGCCAAGGCGTTCAACCCACACCTTCCTCTCAGCACCGCCTCCCCTTCCCTCCATGGCgtctcccttctcctcctctcccctcttcgatGTCCCAGGTCGATTCCCAGTACCAAGGAGTGCACACTGTCATATTTGAGGGCGACCACCACATCGTATTTTCGCTGCCATGATATACGTAATGGTATATATCATGCGATCCTTAAGCCTCTTCTTTTCTAAAATAAATATTGTCGATTTCAACATCAAAAGAAATAGCAAAACCTGTGATACTGTTTAACCCTTATATCAAGATTGCAAGATTGTTTTCAATTGTTAGAAATATTGTTGCTAGTTTAGGATGCTTGCATTTCAAGATAGCTAATATCTTATTCAGAAGGATGCTTGCATTTCCAGCTTAGCGATGGACATAGcaactaatttttttatttggatGTTGAGTTTCTCTCATATTCAAAGTGCAACACTTATGTGTCCTTCTGTGCACTTCCTTATGTTGAGTTTCCCAGCATCATATACAAACTTGCTGAGCAGTGAAAAAATTGTAAATAGCTTGAAAAAGGTGGAACAACTTGCATATTTGAATACTCCAGTTGAATGTCTATGCATTGCCATGGAATAAAAAAACCATAGAAATTGAGTAATTGTCCCAATGCAGAAATGTGTTGGATAAGATGACATGTGGTCTCCATCCATAGTAATAAAATTGATTCTGTCTATGTTTCTTTTCGCCACGACAATTGTCATTTCTTCGTAACCATCCTCTCCTTGCAATAAGACGAAACAGTACATAATCTTCTCCCGACCCCTCCTCCCATTCCACCTTAATGCTCGAACTTGCACTTTTACAaattatatataaatatatatgttATCGATTAAAAGGAGTACTTTGATTATATTTCTTATTTACAAATAATTAAAAATGTACATGGTGGTTAATCTAACCTTATCTTTTTACCACAAGGATAAAACTTGAACCTAATACAGAGCCTTGATTAACTAAAATGTCCCTTGTCCCCATTTCTTAAGTTCCTGACAGGCTACTGCCCACAATTTCCCCGTGGCCACTCAACCATGTCCACCTCTGAGCATGAAAATTAATCAATCATTAAAATTCATAATTTGACTATGGCAAATTGGTGAGAAGCTATGAGCATGGTTTTCAATTTCAGCACCAACCGAATTCACCAAAATTCAGTGTATTTAGTGAGTTTCATTGATTTCAGTTTGCATTTGGGCCAAATGACCAAAATATTCACTTGAATTCAATTAAaagttattttttcaaaaaaataaaaaatatttaaaTTCCTATGCACTACTGAAATTGctaaaatattttggccaaaacaTAAGTATTTCTGTGTCGAGTGAAATTACTGAAATTAAGTTAATTTCATCAAAATATCTCTGAAAGTGAAAACCATGGCTATGAGTACCTCTACAAAATGTATGCAGTGCTTGGGTATCCTTGAAATAAAACACATGTAACCAATTCCAAATAGCTTATCAGATGAACATAGCAAATTGGTTACCTCTGGTTTAAATCCATGTGTTCTAACCAAAAGAAATGAAACCTACACAATATCCTAGACTATGAGTGGCAATGGTGGTCGTTCATATTCATCTGGGCTGCTGGAATCCTATTCTCTTAGCCTCCAGTCCGTGCTCAAGGCAGTCTGTCGCTCTAGTACGTCTCATGATGGACCAGTCATCACCAAACAATCTTTGGGGATAGCGGTGCGATGGTGGCTTCGCCAATTCAAGAGCTATtctgccacacttgttccttcatAGGCGTCGCCAGTCCGGCACCAACAATAGTTCATCATTGCTGCTGAGCTCGGCCTGCAACACTTCCTCTAGCCGCCTCCGCACCCTCCCAATCTCGAGAGGTATATGAGAGCCTCTTTCCCATATTAATATATCTGAATACGTGTCCAATAGATAATGGAATTTTCATCAAATAATCTACAATCATTACTAGGAAAATCCTTATACACAGTAGCATAGTAGCAGCACTGTAAAATAgtaagcgctgctgctacttaacAGGAGCGCTCGGGAACTACATGCACTGCTAATAtgagcatagcagtagcgctggacctagaaaacacgctactactaaaacTGATAGGCCGTTCCAGGTATGCTAGGGATACTAGTAGCGCTCATTtgtagaaagcgctactactattgatCTTAGCAACAACGCTTTTTCCCTTACCAGCGCTACTGATATATTCAGTCCCCTCCTAATaagaccaaagtttagtcccacctcgctccgcgaacagaatttttaccaccttaaatttggtgcttctcaaaccatcacaaccacttactccctccttccatctatatagggcctaatgcgttttttaagaccgtctttaattattgacaagattaatagtacatgacatgcacaatgtgaaaattatatcattgaaagctcctttcagacacaaatttaacggtgtgctttgtgtaagttgcatgtcatatattattgctctaatatttggtcaaaattagcctcaaaaaacgcattaggccctatatagatggaaggagggagtagtcttcattgaactctatgtgtaggatctgtgtcCGCAATAGGAATCTTCACCGATTCTTAAACAAGagaagattcctattgacaatttagattctacacaaaaagatcattgatgaccaatgtatttttgaattttttttacatgcttaacgttagcagtagcgcttttccatAGAAAGCACTACTGCTATAGACTTTAGCAGTAGCACTTTTCACGgacaagcgctaccactaagggCCCTTATCAAAACCAGCTGACCCGCGCGCAtcactctccccctcacactcTCTCATCGCCTCCGTcgccctcgtcgtcgtcgccgccatcgttgctgtcgccgtcctcctcctccaccccaagGTCGATCCctccctcactactagggaaaaccttatacacagaatcttagcagtagcgcggtttaaaaacaaacgctactgctaattagcagtagcgagcttgagAAAACTGCGTTACTAATAACctgatagtagtagcgtgggtttttacccctcgctactactaagttattTCCACCGTGCCTCCCGGAaccagccgtagtagtagcgcgggttgtaAAACCTATGCTACTACTACGTGGATAGCCATAGCGTAGGTCagacacccgcgctactactagtgtCCCACGCCACCCACCCCCGCCGGATACACTCCCACCCGCAACCGTCCCACACCACTCAACCCATGTCTGTCTAAAAAAATCCACCAACGCCCGATCCAGATCCCCTCCGCCTCCATCCCCCGCTGCGTGCGCCACGCCGGCGGCCGCGTGGCCGCCGCTCCCGGTCTCGCGCCGCTGCCCTCCCCCCCAGTCCAGCGAGCTCGCCGACGAATCTCGTATCCATCATATCGCCGTCGCCGGCCGCATCCCGTCCCAGCCCACCTGCCCGCCGATGGCCTTCTCCTCGTTCCCATGGCTGTTCCGCCGCCGagccggcggcagcggcagcggcggaacCGGCCCAAGCAAACCCTCCGCCgcggaggggaaggaggaggacgcggaggagCTCAGCGTCACGCCACAGCTCCTTGACTTCATCCGGACACTCTCCCCCGACGCCTTCAAGTCCTTCCCCTCCAGCTCCACCAaggcaccccctccttcctcccttctCGGTTTCGCTCCCCTACTAGTTCCCTCTCGATTACTGGCGGTGCTATGCTTTGTCGCAGGAGGATCCGCGGAGTCGGCGGCCGAGCTCTTGGACTGGCAGCAGCGGCACGCCATCCTCGTTCTCGCCAGAGCCAAGGTAGGTCTCCCGCGGATCTCGTCCTCCGCTTCGCCCAAGATAGAGATGGCTCTCAGATCTCAAACTATAATTTGTGATCCCTGCAGGAACTCGCTAAGGTCCGCTATGATCTGTGCCCACGCCACATGAAGGACAAGCAGTTCTGGACATACATCTTGTCGTAAGCTCTTGCCTCGTTAGCTTTCGCCCATGTGTGAGTGCATTGTTCCAGTCCAGGTGCTCAATTAGCTTCATGCTGGTCTTGATTTTGTGAATCTTCAATTAGGAATTCTAGTCCATGGTGCTCCTTAATACCCAACAAACTATATTTGTACCTAAACATGATCGTCCCAGTTGCGTGTGTACTGTTGTGCTGTTTTGTATATATAATAAACATCCAACAAAAGGGATTGGCATCTAAAGATGAGAAATTATGTCAAATGTGAGTACCTGTTTTTGTAAAAGCTCAGCAAAAAGGGGACATCATCATGTAAAGCGTGGTCTCTGTTTGCTGAACAACTATCCATGAGGTGTAATATAAGTAAGGTGCTGGTCCTAATATAAGTAATAACAAACCATGGCTAGTGATAATTCCTCTGTTGTTCGATCCTTTATATATGCAAAAGAATACACACATGTCTGTTCCAGATATGGCCAAAGTTGTAAACACTAGATAATCCATCAAGTGGGCTTTTGATGCCATCCTGCAGCACACGTTGTTGGGTTTGACTCTAGCCAATTTCATTTTCAGGTAGGTTGGTGGGTGGGATATGCTAATGACACCGATGACTCAATCCGGAGGATTGTGCGGATAAACCCTGGTGTCGGCAGATACGTCGCCAAGAGCTACAGTCCAAGGTCCGGTTTCTCCGTTTTCTTATGTTCGGTTGATGCAAAATTGAACATGCAATTTTTTAGCCTAATTTATCACAAGTGAGGAGCAGTGAATTCTATAGTCCATTAGCTACGGTTGATCGGCAACTACATAAGCTTCTATTTCTACTTCTGAATTTTCAATGATTGTATGAGCAAATGAGTGCTACAAATGTACAGTTTTGTTGGTTTAGGCAAACACCTCACAGTACTCAAAAGTACAGTTTTGTAGAAACCATAGTATTCTGATTGAGCTAGTAAGATTTAGTTTATGTAAGTTTAGTAGATGAACTAGTAGGATCCTTCTGCTGAACTGCTACTAGTAGGACGGCTTGCGATTAGATTAGTCTAGTCTATGCAGCAGGTGCACGCTCTGAGCTCGCTCGCAAGGTGTTTGCAACAATGCCTCTAGGAATGTTGAAATGTCAATTTGTTCAATCAATGTAGAATTCTGTGTTCCACAGGATACAAAGGAGCCTATGGACCTTAAACTTTGCTCATTAAATTGAAAATAAAACATTGTACTATTCGTACACAAACAAAACATCTATGGGTGGGGATGTTGGCACTGCGCGATTAAATTGAAAAAGAAAATGCTCTGATCAGATTAGCATATACGGTGTGCTTCATGCATCCAAGAGACTAAGACGTCTTCTCTTCTCTATGGAGAGAAGCTGATTTGCATTGACGGCTAATGATGATTCTTTGTGTTCCATAGTTTAAAAGGCAACCATTTTGCACTGGATAACCAAGTATTCTGCCAAGGCTAAATTTAATTAAGAATGTTGTTCTGCACTTTTGCTTATTGTATGCTCCTCCTTTTGCCCATTTTATTTCCTTAGGCAATGTACTCTGATTCAGCCAGGACATCACACGACCATGCTCTATTTCTTCTCAGGTCCAGCCTGATTCAAGCTTCCTGGACATCCACAAGGCATGCCTTGGCCGCCATTGAGCAGAATGCCGCTGGTGGCCGCAGCGGCGACGGAGTGCCGTCTCAGTGGACAAGGGAGTATCAAGCGAGGCATCATCATCAACACGAGCGAAGGTCATAGGTGCCGCGTGCTCCTGCACGACAACATGTGCCGCTATACTGATTGGGCAAGCAGGTCTGCTCTCTGCATATGCAGCCACCTCCATTTGATTTAATGAAATAAATATCATATTTGGTACCATGGCAATCCTAATTCCAGTCTTGTTACAGCTGTTGTTCTTGGCCTGAGCAGCAACTCTATATTGGCTCAGGATGATTTGGTTGCTCCAGCAGCTACAAGTGAGCAAGCTGATGTAAATGTGAGGAGTTTAATATACTTACTCGGCAACATGGAAAGTTTCCACATTTGTTCTAGCTGTCTCAATGGGTTAGCGACTTAGCATACATGTTGTAATAAGGTTTCACATTTGCTTCTCTGACAAGGTCTATTTTTATTCATAGGTAGAAGATAGCGACAGAGTGCTGCCGGATAATGAGATGTTGAAGCGGCAGACTGAATCCATGACACCGAAGTGCAATTGCGGCAGATTATCTctatcttttcttttcatttttcttattattgagTGAGAACAGAATGAGGAACTGTGTGATAGTACATACAACAACTGTAGTAAAAAGAAACTTATGTTTGCAATTGTTAATGACATAGATACTTGCATGTTCTTTGAAGTGGTCATTTGTGAGTTGCAATGCATAATGAGGTTTTTTGGCTGATTTATTTCCTTCGGTTTCCTTTTAACCATGAAATAGGAGCCCAGCAGTGCTCACTATTGTTGTGTTTACTGGGAACTGTATGCATAAAATGGAATTGGTGGATTTTTATATTTTTAATTATAAATTAGTTAGTAGTGGCGTGGGAAAAGACTGCGCTatactagtatttaggatactagtagcgttggtAGTATGGACACGCTGCTACTATTTTGTTAGTAGTGTCGCGGgtactaaatagcagtagcgtgggtggcacacgctactactaactttgttagtagtagcgcggcttCAACCCACGCTattactaactattagctgtagcgccttattggtagcgcgggtacccgcgctgctgataggcctaaaacccgcgctgctgctaggcttttccctagtagtgcctcctcctcctccctctccggtgccggcggccccctcctcctccctcctccctctcctgctctctcctcctccctccctcctcctccctcctctctcctcctccccctcctgctctctcctcctgttggaaatatgccctagaagcaataatgaattagttattattatatttccttgttcatgataatcgtttattatccatgctagaattgtattgataggaaactcagatacatgtgtggatacatagacaacaccatgtccctagtaagcctctagttgactagctcgttgatcaatagatggttacggtttcctgaccatggacattggatgtcattgataacgggatcacatcattagaagaatgatgtgatggacaagacccaatcctaagcatagcacaagatcatgtagtttgtatgctaaagcttttctaatgtcaagtatcatttccttagaccatgagattgtgcaactcccggataccataggagtgctttgggtgtgccaaacgtcacaacgtaactgggtggctataaaggtacactacaggtatctccgaaagtgtctgttgggttggcacaaattgagattgggatttgtcactctgtgtaaacagagaggtatctctgggcccactcggtaggacatcatcataatgtgcacaatgtgatcaaggagttgatcacgggacgatgtgttacggaacgagtaaagagacttgctggtaacaagattgaacaaggtatcgagataccgacgatcgaatctcgggcaagtatcgtaccgctagacaaagggaattgtatacgggattgattaagtccttgacatcgtggttcatccgatgagatcatcgtggaacatgtgggagccaacatgggtatccagatcccgctgttggttattgaccggagagttatctcggtcatgtctgcatggttcccgaacccatagggtctacacacttaaggttcgatgatgctagggttataaggaatagatatacgtggttaccgaatgttgttcggagtctcagatgagatcccggacgtcacgaggagttccggaatggtccggaggtaaagatttatatatgggaagtcctgctttggtcaccggaaaagtttcgaggtttatcggtaacgtaccgggaccaccgggagggtcccgggggtccaccaagtggggccacaagccccggagggctgcgtgggccaagtgtgggaggggaccagccccaggtgggctggtgcgcccccccacaagggcccaaggcgcctaaggggaggaaagggggcaaaccctaagggcagatgggccttagggcccatgcctggtgcgcctccctctccccctccacctggccgccacccagatgggatctgggggctgccgccacccctagggagggaaccctaggtgggggcgcagcccctcccctccccctatatatacttgaggtttgggctgcccaagacacacgagttcctctccttcttggcgcagccctacccctctccctcctcgtctcttgtggtgcttggcgaagccctgctggagtaccacgctcctccatcaccaccccgccgtcgtgctgctgctggatggagtcttcgccaacctctccttctccccttgctggatcaagatgtaggagacgtcaccgggctgtacgtgtgttgaacacggaggtgccgtccgttcggcactaggatctccggtgatttggatcacgacgagtacgactccatcaaccccgttctcttgaacgcttccgcttagcgatctacaagggtatgtagatgcactctccttcccctcgttgctggtttctccatagatagatcttggtgacacgtaggaaaattttgaatttctgctacgttccccaacagtggcatcatgagctaggtctatgcgtagtttctatgcatgagtagaacacaaagtagttgtgggcgttgattttgttcaatatgcttaccgttactagtccaatcttgattaggcggcattgtgggatgaagcggcccggaccgaccttacacgtactcttacgtgagactggttccaccgactgacatgcactagttgcataaggtggctagcgggtgtctgtctctcccactttagtcggatcggatttgatgaaaagggtccttatgaagggtaaatagcaattggcatatcacgttgtggtttttgcgtaggtaagaaacgttcttgctagaaacccatagcagccacataaaaaacttgcaacaacaattagaggacgtctaacttgtttttgcagcaagtgttttgtgatgtgatatggccaaaggatgtgatgaatgatatatgtgatgtatgatatgatcatgttcttgtaataggaatcacgacttgcatgtcgatgagtatgacaaccggcaggagccataggagttgtcttaatttatttatgacctgcgtgtcaatataaacgtcatgtaattactttactttattgctaaccgttagctgtagtagtagaagtaatatttggcaagacaacttcatgaagacatgatgatgtagatcatgatgatggagatcatggtgtcatgccggtgacaacgatgatcatggagccccgaagatggagatcaaaaggagaaaaatgatattggccatatcatgtcactttttgattgcatgtgatgtttatcatgtttttgcatcttatttgcttagaacgacggtagtaaataagatgatccctcattaaaatttcaagaaagtgttccccctaactgtgcaccgttgcgaaagttcgtcgtttcgaagcaccacgtgatgatcgggtgtgatagatccttacgttcgaatacaacgggtgttgacgagcctagcatgtacagacatggcctcggaacacatgcgaaacacttaggttaacttgacgagcctagcatgtacagacatggcctcggaatacaagagaccgaaaggtcgagcatgagtcgtatggtagatatgatcaacatgaagatgttcaccgatgatgactagtccgtctcacgtgatgatcggacacggcttagttgactcggatcatgtaatcacttagatgactagagggatgtctatctgagtgggagttcataatatgaacttaattatcctgaacatagtcaaaaggtcttcgcaaattatgtcgtagctcgcgcttcagttctactttttagatatgttcctagagaaaaattagttggaagttgatagtagaaattatgcagacagtagaaggcttatgtccttaatgcaccgctcagtgtgctgaacctcgaacgtcgtctgtggatgttgcaaacatctgacatacacgttttgatgactacatgatagttcagtgcgcaatgctaaatggtttagaattgaggcaccaaagacgtttttgaaacatcgcagaacatatgagatgttccaaggactgaaattgggatttcaggctcgtgcccatgtcaagaggtataagacctccgacgattttcttagcctgcataactaagggagaaaagctcaattgttgagcttgtgctcaaaatgtctgagtacaacaatcatttgaatcgagtgggagttgatcttccagatgagatagtgatgtttctccgaactcattaccaccaagctgctagagcttcgtgatgaactgtaatatatcagggacatatatgatgatccttgaaatattcccgatgtttgacaccgcgaaagtagaaatcaagaaggagcatcaattgttgatggttagtgaaaccactagtttcaagaagggcaagggcaagaagggagacttcatgaaacggcaaatcagctgttgttctagtgaagaaacccaaagttgaacccacgcccgagactaagtgcttctgtaataaggggaacagtcactgaagcagaaccaccctagatacttggtagatgagaaggctggcaaggtcgacagaagtatattggatatgcattataatgttactagtactcctagtagcaccagggtattagataccggttcggttgctaagtgttagtaactcgaaacaaaaggctacggaataaacggagactagctaaaaggtgagatggcgatatgtgttggaagtatttccaaggttgatcaaatatcgtacgctccctctaccatcgagattgatattaaaacctaaataattattatttggtgtttgcgttgagcatagacatgattggattatgtctatcgcgatacggttattcatttaaggagaataatggttacactgcttatttgaataataccatcccgatcgtagtgatacacattttcatgccaaaggtataagatagtaatgatagtaccacacaaatgtggcactgcaatttgagtcatattggtataaaacgcatgaagaagctccatgttgatggatctttggactcactcatttttgaaaggattgagacatgcgaaccatgtttgttggtagatatgcatgaagaagctctatacagatggatcatttggactcacttgattttgaatcacttgagacatgcaaatcataccacatgggcaagatgactgaaaagcctcattttcagtaagatggaacaagaaagcaactcgttagaagtaatacattttgatgtgtgcagtccaatgagtgctgaggcatgtagtggatatcgttatgttcttacttcacagatgatttgagtagatgctaaagTATATTTAATTGATGGATCATGAGTCtgaaattattgaaaggttcaagtaatttcagagtgaagttgaagatcgtcgtgacaagaggataaaatgtctatgatatggtcatagagattcatatctgaattacgagtttggcacagaattaagacattgtggaaattgtttcacaactaataccgccttgaacaccatagtgtgatgatgtgtccgaacatcatagttgcaccctattggat is from Triticum aestivum cultivar Chinese Spring chromosome 3A, IWGSC CS RefSeq v2.1, whole genome shotgun sequence and encodes:
- the LOC123059495 gene encoding uncharacterized protein, producing MAFSSFPWLFRRRAGGSGSGGTGPSKPSAAEGKEEDAEELSVTPQLLDFIRTLSPDAFKSFPSSSTKAPPPSSLLGGSAESAAELLDWQQRHAILVLARAKELAKVRYDLCPRHMKDKQFWTYILS